One region of Tissierellales bacterium genomic DNA includes:
- a CDS encoding ECF transporter S component has protein sequence MKKYLELKEIVVLAMISVIMGVVFVGLDSIYQPLQVIAGPLGGDLIYGIYLISAILSMYLVRKPGAAMVGSLFTGCVNLLMGSPYGIHIIVASCLQGLGVEVGTAIGGYKKFSFINVVVSGILAMIFVTTRDYFVFGFSYLGSLVPMMLAIRVISSIVFGAGLSVAIGSGLKKTGVLSGFKIAREEY, from the coding sequence ATGAAGAAGTATTTGGAATTGAAAGAGATAGTTGTATTAGCTATGATTAGTGTTATTATGGGTGTTGTATTTGTAGGATTAGATTCTATATATCAGCCATTACAAGTCATTGCAGGCCCACTTGGAGGAGATTTAATTTATGGAATTTACTTAATTTCTGCGATATTGTCGATGTATTTAGTGAGAAAGCCTGGAGCAGCAATGGTAGGTTCTCTATTTACAGGATGTGTAAATTTATTGATGGGAAGTCCATATGGAATTCATATAATAGTGGCATCATGTCTGCAGGGATTGGGAGTTGAAGTTGGAACAGCGATTGGAGGATATAAAAAATTTAGTTTTATAAATGTTGTAGTATCAGGTATATTAGCTATGATATTTGTGACAACTAGAGACTACTTTGTATTTGGTTTTTCATACTTAGGAAGCTTAGTGCCTATGATGTTAGCGATAAGAGTTATAAGTTCTATAGTTTTTGGTGCAGGTCTGAGTGTGGCTATTGGAAGTGGACTTAAGAAAACTGGAGTATTGTCAGGGTTTAAAATTGCTAGAGAAGAGTATTAA
- a CDS encoding energy-coupling factor ABC transporter ATP-binding protein, with protein MIKIENLSLSFSKNKEVFSAIDCEFEKGKISLVSGKSGCGKSSLLMSLMRLIPGTIDGRVGGNILFKDRRINEVPTFEMADKMSYVFQDPESQLCTFTVEEELAFGLENLNVEPEVIREKIDYYLELLEIGFLKNRPLNSLSGGEKQLVAIATIIAMEPEVLILDEPTANLDPKMTNKIFSTIKKIQDLKQTTIIIVEHKIDEIIDWIDDIFWLEKKEMKKITKNELKKTIESVQLKTWEIKEEKTDICLKAKDISFSYGDAEVLNNVSFELNYGQVLAIVGHNGAGKSTLFKIIMGLERCKSGEVWIGDSEIKDMSPCLIGSRMGLAFQNPEHQFLKDSVESELKFGMNSIDKKYEMERLEYYLKEFELEDVRLQNPFTLSQGQKRRLSTASIMIGGQKILLLDEPTYGQDRENLIKLMKSLESLRRDGKSVVMITHDLELVRKCCDKVVIINDGQSIFEGNREEFLAKASDDMGCIYGKNF; from the coding sequence ATGATAAAGATTGAAAATTTGAGTCTATCATTTTCAAAGAATAAAGAAGTATTTTCAGCTATAGATTGTGAATTTGAAAAGGGTAAAATAAGTCTAGTTTCAGGTAAAAGTGGATGCGGAAAGAGCTCATTACTAATGTCACTAATGAGACTGATACCAGGAACAATAGATGGTAGAGTTGGAGGAAACATTTTATTTAAAGATAGACGAATAAATGAAGTTCCAACATTTGAAATGGCCGACAAAATGAGTTATGTATTTCAAGATCCAGAAAGTCAGCTATGCACATTTACAGTAGAAGAAGAATTGGCATTTGGGTTAGAAAATTTAAACGTAGAGCCAGAGGTGATAAGGGAAAAGATAGATTATTATTTAGAATTACTCGAAATAGGGTTTTTAAAAAACAGGCCTCTCAATAGTTTATCTGGTGGAGAAAAACAATTGGTTGCAATAGCAACAATTATAGCTATGGAACCAGAGGTTTTGATATTGGATGAGCCAACAGCTAATCTAGATCCCAAAATGACAAATAAAATATTTAGCACCATAAAAAAGATTCAGGACTTAAAGCAGACTACGATAATAATAGTAGAGCATAAAATAGATGAGATAATTGACTGGATAGACGATATTTTTTGGCTCGAAAAAAAAGAAATGAAAAAAATAACTAAAAATGAATTGAAAAAAACAATTGAAAGTGTTCAATTGAAAACATGGGAAATCAAAGAAGAAAAAACAGATATTTGTTTGAAAGCTAAAGATATATCGTTTTCATATGGTGATGCAGAGGTTTTAAACAATGTGAGCTTCGAATTAAATTATGGACAAGTACTAGCAATAGTAGGTCACAATGGAGCTGGAAAATCTACATTATTTAAGATAATTATGGGATTAGAACGCTGTAAAAGTGGAGAAGTATGGATTGGTGATAGCGAAATCAAAGATATGTCACCTTGCCTTATTGGAAGTCGTATGGGTCTTGCATTTCAAAATCCAGAGCATCAATTTTTAAAAGATAGTGTAGAATCTGAATTGAAATTCGGAATGAATAGTATTGATAAAAAATATGAAATGGAAAGACTTGAGTATTACCTAAAAGAATTTGAATTAGAGGATGTTAGATTACAAAATCCATTTACACTCAGTCAAGGTCAGAAGAGAAGGCTTAGTACTGCATCGATTATGATTGGAGGTCAAAAGATACTTTTATTAGACGAACCTACCTATGGACAAGATAGAGAAAATCTTATAAAACTAATGAAAAGTTTGGAGAGTCTTAGGCGTGACGGTAAGAGCGTCGTCATGATAACTCACGATCTAGAATTGGTTAGAAAATGCTGTGACAAGGTAGTTATAATAAATGATGGACAATCTATTTTTGAAGGAAACCGAGAAGAATTTTTAGCAAAAGCTAGTGATGATATGGGGTGTATTTATGGAAAAAATTTTTGA
- a CDS encoding energy-coupling factor transporter transmembrane protein EcfT — protein MEKIFDLKSFPTIYKLIWLLIITIVGSIDYKPFLAISLIVIGIIIANTWTEFKAKEVLKTTWFFWIMSISFMIITGATRMISGQSVDLNIVLALGLRIIVISFYSALFVKTTEPSDFVITLIQYLKLSPRLGYSFLTAYRFLPTFKDELRTIKYAHQVRGVNESKNIFIKVWQIKRYTIPMLATAIRKGIRISMAMESRGFGKSKERTYIKVCTIEKRDSVYFTFSIVILMLIICILYYFGAIDIGLVYKG, from the coding sequence ATGGAAAAAATTTTTGATTTGAAATCATTTCCAACAATATATAAATTGATTTGGTTATTAATCATTACAATTGTTGGTTCCATAGATTACAAGCCATTTCTTGCGATTAGTTTAATTGTAATTGGAATAATTATTGCGAATACATGGACTGAATTTAAAGCCAAAGAGGTATTGAAAACTACTTGGTTTTTCTGGATTATGAGTATAAGTTTTATGATTATAACAGGCGCTACAAGAATGATTTCAGGTCAAAGCGTTGATTTAAATATAGTTTTGGCTCTTGGACTTAGAATTATTGTCATAAGTTTTTATTCTGCGCTTTTTGTAAAGACAACAGAGCCATCAGATTTTGTCATCACGTTGATACAATATTTGAAACTCTCACCTAGGTTGGGATATTCATTTTTGACAGCATATAGATTTTTGCCAACATTTAAAGATGAGCTTAGGACTATAAAATATGCACATCAAGTACGTGGAGTAAATGAAAGTAAAAACATATTTATCAAAGTGTGGCAGATTAAACGATACACAATTCCAATGTTGGCGACAGCTATTCGAAAAGGAATAAGAATTAGCATGGCAATGGAATCAAGAGGGTTTGGAAAGAGCAAAGAGAGAACTTATATAAAGGTTTGTACAATAGAAAAAAGAGATAGCGTTTATTTTACGTTTTCGATTGTGATATTGATGCTTATAATTTGCATATTGTATTATTTTGGTGCGATAGATATAGGATTAGTATATAAGGGATGA
- a CDS encoding DUF169 domain-containing protein translates to MPFKHEKIKYGFVQDEFDSELLKNYCEDLDCALNFERKPVGVKLYFTEEDYKNEEWEEPRGKQSYCCMVEKATRGRMMKTRLEHHNCDGATTAFHLEESSERIESGMEYFSYNLYKTPAAARRMRSSVPGLYRTGAKTYGMAIGPLENFTKTPDIVVFIVNPYQTMRLQQGYVYKDGKRLIHTGASMQALCVEASVEPYMFGRMNITPMCPSTRMLAKWADHEMAVGLPYEYFESTVEGVIATIGTTDLKKRKEEITERFLSKNKKINIPSYEY, encoded by the coding sequence ATGCCGTTTAAACACGAAAAAATAAAGTATGGATTTGTTCAAGATGAGTTTGATAGTGAACTTTTAAAAAATTATTGTGAAGACTTAGATTGTGCTCTTAATTTTGAGAGAAAACCAGTAGGTGTTAAGTTATATTTTACTGAAGAAGATTATAAAAATGAAGAATGGGAGGAGCCTAGAGGAAAACAATCGTATTGTTGCATGGTTGAAAAAGCAACAAGAGGCAGAATGATGAAAACTAGATTAGAACATCACAATTGTGATGGTGCAACCACAGCATTTCATTTAGAAGAGTCAAGCGAAAGAATAGAATCAGGAATGGAATACTTTTCATATAATTTGTACAAAACTCCAGCAGCAGCTAGAAGAATGAGATCTAGTGTACCAGGTCTTTACAGAACTGGAGCTAAAACTTATGGAATGGCAATAGGTCCGTTGGAGAATTTCACAAAGACGCCAGATATAGTTGTATTTATAGTAAATCCATATCAAACCATGAGACTTCAGCAGGGGTATGTATACAAAGATGGTAAGCGTTTGATTCACACTGGAGCATCTATGCAAGCACTTTGCGTTGAAGCTAGCGTAGAACCATATATGTTTGGCCGAATGAATATAACACCAATGTGTCCTAGTACGAGAATGCTAGCAAAATGGGCGGATCATGAAATGGCAGTTGGATTACCGTACGAGTATTTCGAATCTACAGTAGAGGGAGTTATAGCAACTATAGGAACTACGGATTTGAAAAAGAGAAAAGAAGAAATTACAGAGAGATTTTTGAGTAAGAATAAAAAAATAAATATTCCTTCATATGAGTATTAA
- a CDS encoding metallophosphoesterase, whose amino-acid sequence MIKCLLIICIVALVYTVWVEPNWLIVKKFEMLPEKDNKVRVVQFTDTQLGDFYSLEQFKAAIKKINELEPDIILFTGDLIDRANDYEDIEAVGELLQTLKAPLGKFAVWGNHDYGGGGHKYYAEVLENGGFQLLVNEVHEIDAEGTKLAVIGADDGLYGEEKAQNLISGLDENAYNILMIHEPDLMDNYLEGNVDLALAGHSHGGQVALPFVGAIVKVPLGEKYTKGFYDFDNERKSKLFVSSGLGSTKLPFRLCNRPEIIVFDI is encoded by the coding sequence ATGATAAAATGCTTATTAATTATATGTATAGTTGCTTTAGTATATACAGTTTGGGTAGAACCAAATTGGTTGATTGTTAAGAAGTTTGAGATGCTACCTGAAAAGGATAACAAGGTAAGAGTAGTCCAGTTTACAGATACTCAATTAGGTGATTTTTATTCGCTAGAGCAGTTTAAAGCTGCTATAAAAAAAATAAATGAATTGGAGCCGGATATTATATTATTTACAGGAGATTTAATAGATAGAGCCAATGATTATGAAGATATAGAAGCCGTTGGTGAATTACTACAAACACTAAAAGCGCCTCTTGGAAAATTTGCAGTTTGGGGAAACCATGACTATGGCGGAGGTGGACATAAATATTATGCAGAGGTACTTGAAAATGGTGGGTTTCAACTTTTAGTAAATGAAGTACACGAAATAGATGCAGAGGGAACAAAACTAGCAGTAATTGGTGCAGATGATGGTTTGTACGGAGAAGAAAAAGCTCAAAATTTGATAAGTGGATTAGACGAAAATGCTTATAATATATTAATGATACACGAACCAGATTTGATGGACAATTATTTAGAGGGCAATGTAGACTTAGCGCTAGCTGGACATAGTCATGGTGGTCAAGTGGCACTTCCGTTTGTGGGAGCTATTGTAAAGGTTCCACTAGGAGAAAAGTATACGAAGGGTTTTTATGATTTCGATAATGAAAGAAAGTCGAAATTATTTGTAAGTTCAGGTCTTGGAAGTACAAAATTGCCATTTAGACTTTGCAATAGACCTGAGATTATAGTTTTTGATATATAA
- a CDS encoding deoxyribodipyrimidine photo-lyase — MIQDTRITKHCEGDRNGKYVVYWMQQSQRTNYNYALEFAIERANLRRKQLLVVFGLTADYPEANERHYKFMLEGLVDVNRNLAKRNIGFEVLKGCPDEAIKSVIPDASELIMDKGYMKIQKVWRNNIKVWIKDKYPMDVFEVEGDVVVPIHIASGNLEYAARTIRPKITKKLDEYLLTLSKRDIDIKWNTKIEAEKYDLNNIEKLLKILPLDRSVKGSDYYIGGEEKAHEVLNVFLNEKLKHYDVRNHPEYDYCSDMSPYLHFGQISVVEIAIWAKKTARDKSISIESIESFLEEIIVRRELAMNYVYYNEDYDKFEGMTDNWAYETMKIHESDEREYIYSLEDLEEFKTHDKYWNASMKEMVITGKMHTYMRMYWCKKIIEWTKDYKTAYDYAIRLNNKYFIDGRDANSYTGVAWCFGKHDHGWKEREIFGKLRYMNANGLKRKFDIEKYVEKVNRIGDL; from the coding sequence ATGATTCAAGATACTAGAATAACAAAACATTGTGAAGGTGACAGAAATGGAAAATACGTAGTATATTGGATGCAGCAAAGTCAAAGAACGAATTATAATTACGCATTGGAGTTTGCTATAGAGCGTGCTAACTTGAGAAGAAAGCAACTTCTTGTTGTATTTGGGCTTACAGCAGATTATCCAGAAGCGAATGAGAGGCATTACAAGTTTATGCTCGAAGGATTAGTAGATGTAAATAGAAATTTAGCTAAAAGAAATATTGGTTTTGAAGTTTTAAAGGGTTGTCCAGATGAGGCTATAAAATCAGTGATTCCTGATGCGAGCGAGTTAATTATGGATAAGGGATATATGAAAATTCAAAAGGTATGGAGAAACAATATTAAAGTATGGATAAAAGATAAATATCCTATGGATGTATTTGAAGTAGAGGGAGATGTTGTTGTTCCAATACACATAGCTTCGGGAAATTTAGAATACGCTGCTAGAACTATACGACCTAAGATAACTAAAAAACTAGATGAATATTTACTTACACTTTCAAAAAGAGATATAGACATCAAATGGAATACGAAAATAGAAGCAGAAAAATATGATTTAAATAATATAGAAAAGTTACTTAAAATCTTGCCATTAGACAGAAGTGTAAAGGGATCTGATTATTATATAGGTGGTGAGGAAAAAGCACATGAAGTGCTAAATGTATTTTTAAATGAAAAGCTGAAACACTATGATGTAAGAAATCACCCAGAGTATGATTATTGTTCGGATATGAGTCCATACCTTCATTTTGGGCAAATTTCAGTCGTAGAAATTGCTATATGGGCTAAAAAAACAGCAAGAGATAAATCAATCTCAATTGAATCGATAGAATCGTTTTTAGAAGAAATAATAGTTAGAAGAGAACTTGCAATGAATTACGTCTATTACAATGAAGATTATGATAAATTCGAAGGTATGACAGATAATTGGGCATATGAAACTATGAAAATACATGAAAGTGATGAAAGAGAGTATATTTATAGTTTGGAGGATTTAGAAGAGTTTAAAACTCACGATAAATATTGGAATGCATCTATGAAAGAGATGGTTATAACGGGTAAGATGCATACCTATATGAGAATGTATTGGTGTAAGAAAATCATAGAGTGGACAAAGGATTACAAGACTGCATATGATTATGCAATAAGGCTAAATAATAAGTATTTTATAGATGGAAGAGATGCAAATAGTTATACAGGGGTAGCTTGGTG